The Ignavibacteriales bacterium genome has a segment encoding these proteins:
- a CDS encoding MBL fold metallo-hydrolase: MLQIQRFVFSPFYENTYIIWDEITKEGAIIDPGCYDTKERKVVDDFILSNNIKLTYLINTHCHIDHIFGNAHIRLKYNPVYLAPEKDAFMLDLMIDTAKNYGVEFTPSPKPDQFITEDIEFSMGDLKGKFLFTPGHTPGEFCLYFKDENVCFTGDVLFKENIGRTDLWGGDYDTLIDSIKNKLLTLPDETVIYPGHDSDSTIRYERMFNLFLKST; the protein is encoded by the coding sequence ATGTTACAAATCCAACGTTTCGTTTTCAGTCCTTTTTACGAAAACACATACATAATTTGGGATGAAATAACTAAAGAAGGCGCTATCATAGATCCAGGCTGCTATGATACGAAAGAAAGAAAGGTTGTAGATGATTTTATTCTTTCGAATAACATAAAGTTAACCTACCTAATTAATACACATTGCCATATCGATCATATTTTTGGAAATGCTCATATCAGATTAAAATATAACCCGGTCTACTTAGCTCCTGAAAAAGATGCTTTCATGTTGGATTTGATGATAGACACTGCTAAAAATTATGGTGTCGAGTTCACACCTTCTCCTAAGCCGGATCAATTCATCACTGAAGATATTGAATTTTCAATGGGTGACCTTAAAGGAAAATTTCTTTTTACACCCGGGCATACGCCGGGAGAATTTTGTCTTTACTTTAAGGATGAAAATGTTTGTTTTACCGGTGATGTCTTGTTTAAAGAGAATATTGGCAGAACTGATTTGTGGGGCGGAGACTATGATACATTAATTGATTCAATTAAGAATAAGTTGCTTACCTTACCAGATGAAACAGTGATTTATCCCGGGCATGATTCGGATTCTACTATACGGTATGAACGAATGTTTAATCTTTTTTTGAAATCGACTTAA
- a CDS encoding acyl-CoA carboxylase subunit beta, whose protein sequence is MKDKISKLEKLREEAQLGGGIDRIKSQHDKGKLTARERIQLLVDEGTFQELDMFVKHRSYDFGLDNQKYLGDGVVTGFAKINGRQVAIFSQDFTVFGGSLSETHAEKICKVMDMAVKIGIPVIGLNDSGGARIQEGVVSLGGYADIFLRNTLASGVIPQISAILGPCAGGAVYSPAITDFVFMVKHTSHMFVTGPNVVKTVTHEEVSFEDLGGAETHASKSGVAHFVYDSEVEVIENLRKLFGFLPLNWKDIPPIKEFDFTKDLTDTRLDSIIPDLPNKPYDMKEIISLLIDDGDFLEIHANYAQNIIVGFGRIGGISVGVVANQPQILAGVLDINSSVKGARFIRFCDAFSIPLLILEDVPGFLPGTEQEWNGIIRHGSKLLFAFCEATVPKVTVITRKAYGGAYDVMNSKHIRGDFNFAWPSAEIAVMGPKGAVEIIFKKEIAASKNHEEKLNEKLAEYVEKFTNPYIAAERGYIDEVIIPRETRIKIIQAFQLLKTKVDINPKKKHCNIPL, encoded by the coding sequence ATGAAAGATAAAATAAGCAAACTGGAAAAGTTAAGAGAAGAAGCGCAACTTGGCGGCGGAATAGATAGAATAAAATCTCAGCACGATAAAGGAAAACTAACAGCTCGCGAACGAATCCAGTTGTTAGTTGATGAGGGTACATTTCAAGAATTAGATATGTTCGTAAAACATCGTTCATATGATTTTGGATTGGATAATCAAAAATATCTTGGTGACGGAGTAGTAACCGGGTTTGCTAAAATCAATGGAAGACAAGTTGCAATCTTTAGCCAGGATTTTACAGTGTTTGGCGGCTCACTTTCGGAAACCCATGCAGAAAAAATTTGCAAAGTTATGGATATGGCAGTTAAGATTGGTATTCCAGTAATTGGATTAAATGATTCCGGGGGAGCGAGAATTCAAGAGGGTGTTGTTAGTCTCGGCGGCTACGCAGATATATTTCTTCGCAATACATTAGCATCCGGAGTAATTCCGCAGATCTCTGCAATACTAGGACCTTGTGCGGGCGGCGCAGTTTATTCTCCGGCAATTACTGATTTTGTTTTCATGGTAAAACACACAAGCCATATGTTCGTTACAGGTCCAAATGTTGTTAAGACAGTTACGCATGAAGAAGTAAGTTTTGAAGATCTCGGTGGTGCAGAGACCCATGCGTCTAAGAGCGGTGTTGCACATTTTGTTTATGATAGTGAAGTAGAAGTAATTGAAAACCTCCGAAAATTGTTTGGCTTTCTACCTTTAAATTGGAAAGACATTCCTCCGATAAAAGAATTTGATTTTACAAAGGATTTAACTGACACCAGATTAGATTCAATCATTCCGGATCTTCCTAATAAACCTTATGACATGAAAGAAATAATCTCTCTTCTAATAGATGATGGTGATTTTCTTGAAATTCATGCAAATTATGCACAAAACATTATAGTTGGATTCGGCAGAATAGGGGGTATCTCAGTAGGTGTAGTCGCAAATCAACCGCAAATTTTAGCGGGTGTGCTTGATATAAATTCATCTGTAAAGGGTGCGCGTTTCATTCGCTTCTGCGATGCATTCAGTATACCTCTCTTAATTCTTGAAGATGTTCCCGGATTTTTACCAGGTACAGAGCAAGAATGGAATGGAATTATTAGACATGGTTCAAAATTACTATTTGCTTTCTGTGAAGCTACGGTTCCTAAGGTTACAGTTATCACTCGTAAAGCATATGGCGGCGCTTATGATGTAATGAATTCGAAACATATAAGAGGTGATTTTAATTTTGCATGGCCAAGTGCGGAAATTGCTGTGATGGGACCGAAGGGTGCGGTCGAAATAATTTTCAAGAAGGAAATCGCAGCATCAAAAAATCATGAGGAGAAATTGAACGAGAAACTTGCAGAATATGTAGAAAAATTTACTAATCCATACATTGCAGCGGAACGTGGTTATATTGACGAAGTTATTATTCCAAGAGAGACTAGAATTAAAATTATACAAGCATTCCAACTACTAAAAACAAAAGTTGATATAAACCCCAAAAAGAAGCATTGTAATATCCCATTGTAA
- a CDS encoding ABC transporter permease has translation MQIFESIKLALSSIIANKLRSSLTLLGITVGLFSIIIVMTAIGAIQQSFEDIFNSIGSNNFIVSKWPAIQLGPHDRSRNHNRKNITVKEAEKLKEITTLPVAVGVSVSRGGTTLKYNNIKTNPNVGIAGVNQDLFIARDLKIGEGRNLSKADYDYSRPTVVIGTDISEKFFKSISPIGQQIKIDNFNFEIAGVFEKRGSIFGQSQDNFVAIPLGTFEKIFGTERSASIIIMCKNKELIEKTTDEVIGALRKIRKVPSGAENDFEIVTNEQLIQQFNDLTKYFKLGAAVIAFIALLAAGIGIMNIMLVSVTERTREIGIRKAIGAKRKSILTQFVVEAVSLSWFGGLIGIFLGVMGGNLVALQLGVAIVLPIDWIIIGLILTTFVGVVFGVYPAIKASNLDPIEALRYE, from the coding sequence ATGCAAATTTTTGAAAGTATAAAACTCGCTCTTAGTTCTATCATTGCTAATAAACTAAGATCATCTCTTACGTTGTTAGGAATAACGGTCGGACTCTTCTCGATTATTATCGTAATGACAGCCATTGGCGCAATCCAACAAAGTTTTGAAGATATTTTTAATTCGATTGGATCAAATAATTTTATTGTAAGTAAATGGCCGGCAATTCAACTTGGCCCGCATGATCGTAGCCGTAATCATAATCGTAAAAATATAACTGTTAAGGAAGCAGAGAAGTTGAAAGAGATTACAACTCTTCCTGTAGCTGTTGGGGTTTCCGTTAGCCGAGGTGGTACAACATTAAAATATAACAACATTAAAACCAATCCTAATGTCGGTATTGCAGGAGTAAATCAAGATCTTTTTATTGCGAGAGATTTAAAAATCGGTGAGGGGAGGAACTTATCTAAAGCTGATTATGATTATTCACGTCCCACTGTTGTTATAGGAACGGATATCTCAGAAAAATTCTTCAAAAGCATTTCACCTATCGGACAGCAAATTAAAATAGATAATTTCAATTTTGAAATTGCAGGTGTATTTGAAAAACGTGGATCAATATTTGGTCAGTCCCAGGACAACTTTGTTGCAATACCGCTTGGCACTTTTGAAAAAATTTTTGGCACCGAGCGAAGCGCTTCTATAATTATTATGTGCAAGAATAAAGAGCTAATAGAAAAAACTACGGATGAAGTTATAGGTGCTTTAAGAAAAATTAGAAAAGTCCCGAGCGGAGCAGAGAATGATTTTGAGATTGTTACGAATGAACAGCTAATACAGCAGTTTAACGATCTCACTAAATATTTCAAACTTGGCGCCGCAGTAATAGCATTTATCGCTCTTCTAGCCGCTGGAATTGGTATTATGAATATTATGCTTGTAAGCGTAACTGAGCGTACACGCGAAATTGGAATTCGTAAAGCCATAGGAGCCAAAAGAAAATCAATTCTAACTCAATTTGTTGTTGAAGCAGTTTCACTCAGCTGGTTCGGTGGATTGATTGGAATTTTCCTTGGTGTGATGGGCGGGAATTTAGTTGCATTACAGCTAGGTGTCGCTATTGTTCTTCCAATCGATTGGATTATCATTGGATTAATACTCACTACTTTTGTCGGAGTTGTTTTTGGAGTTTATCCGGCAATTAAGGCATCTAACCTAGACCCGATAGAAGCTTTAAGATACGAGTAA
- the mtnA gene encoding S-methyl-5-thioribose-1-phosphate isomerase yields MKKIRAVEFIEEQLHFINQTKLPLEEEILVSDDYERIAIAIERLEIRGAPAIGVAAAYALALSLKNIPKKKWTRIFEDAFDRLASTRPTAVNLFFALNEMKSVYSHYQVSDDLYDRLVKKAVSIHNEDILICEQIALNGLNIFTQRVRVLTHCNAGALATGGDGTALNVIRKAFESGFVEHVYADETRPLLQGSRLTAWELHKYGIPFSINTDSTAAFLMQQNKIDLVLTGADRIAINGDTANKIGTYNLAVLCHYHKIPFYIAAPTTTIDKKCLNGDGIKIELRDKKELTHIGSTQITLNDFPAYCPAFDVTPNALISAIITEKGIHKPPFDFLHV; encoded by the coding sequence ATGAAAAAGATCCGTGCAGTTGAATTTATCGAAGAACAACTCCACTTCATAAATCAAACGAAGCTTCCTCTAGAAGAAGAAATTCTGGTTTCAGATGATTACGAGAGGATTGCTATTGCTATTGAGAGGTTGGAAATTAGAGGAGCTCCGGCAATCGGAGTAGCCGCTGCATATGCATTGGCGCTTTCCTTAAAAAATATTCCTAAAAAAAAATGGACTAGGATTTTTGAAGATGCTTTTGATAGATTAGCATCCACACGTCCGACTGCGGTAAATCTCTTTTTTGCCTTAAATGAAATGAAAAGCGTTTATAGTCATTATCAAGTTTCAGATGATCTTTATGATAGACTTGTAAAAAAAGCAGTATCAATTCATAATGAAGATATTTTGATCTGTGAACAGATTGCATTAAACGGATTAAATATTTTTACACAGAGAGTTAGAGTTCTAACTCATTGCAATGCCGGCGCTTTAGCTACAGGTGGAGATGGAACAGCGCTCAATGTCATTCGAAAAGCATTTGAAAGTGGATTTGTAGAACATGTCTATGCTGATGAAACCCGTCCGCTTCTTCAGGGCTCCCGTTTAACAGCATGGGAACTGCATAAGTATGGAATTCCATTTTCGATTAATACAGATTCAACAGCTGCTTTTTTAATGCAGCAAAATAAAATTGATCTTGTATTAACCGGTGCTGATAGAATAGCAATAAACGGAGATACCGCCAATAAGATCGGTACTTATAATCTTGCAGTGCTTTGTCATTATCACAAAATTCCGTTCTACATAGCTGCACCGACCACAACGATAGACAAAAAATGTTTGAACGGAGATGGGATTAAGATCGAACTGCGTGATAAAAAAGAACTAACACATATTGGTTCCACTCAAATTACTCTAAATGATTTTCCGGCATACTGCCCGGCTTTTGATGTTACACCAAATGCACTTATCTCCGCTATTATTACAGAAAAAGGAATACACAAACCACCATTTGATTTTTTACATGTCTGA
- a CDS encoding PfkB family carbohydrate kinase, giving the protein MGLLIVGSIGLDDIETPFDKVKNALGGSTTYIALAASYFTGPIEIVGIVGDDFPKEHIEMLENHNIDLEGLEIVAGATTFRYGCKYHYDLNVRDSLFTNLNVFEKFNPVIPAKSKKSSFVVLGNIAPQLQSIVLDQLENPKFIVCDTMNFWIEGAKHDLLNVLPKVNVLIINDSEARLLANEPNLIKAAHIISKMGPEYLIIKKGEHGALLFGNNMIFSAPAYPMENIFDPTGAGDAFAGGFTGYLQKNRDFSFDNLKRAVVYGSVMASFCVEKFSTRGLENLSFLEIRNRFIEFRELSTFS; this is encoded by the coding sequence TTGGGACTTTTAATAGTTGGTTCAATCGGACTCGATGATATCGAGACGCCATTTGATAAAGTTAAAAATGCATTAGGAGGTTCAACCACATACATTGCTCTTGCTGCGAGTTATTTTACCGGACCAATTGAAATTGTTGGAATAGTAGGCGATGACTTTCCGAAAGAACATATTGAGATGTTGGAGAATCACAATATTGATTTAGAAGGATTAGAAATTGTAGCCGGTGCTACAACATTCCGTTACGGCTGTAAATATCATTACGATCTTAATGTGAGAGATTCTTTGTTCACTAACCTAAATGTTTTTGAAAAATTCAATCCTGTGATCCCGGCAAAAAGTAAAAAGAGCAGTTTTGTAGTTCTTGGAAATATTGCACCTCAGCTGCAATCAATCGTTCTCGATCAACTTGAAAACCCGAAGTTTATTGTCTGCGATACAATGAATTTTTGGATTGAAGGGGCCAAACATGATTTATTAAACGTGCTGCCAAAAGTTAATGTTCTAATTATAAATGATTCAGAAGCCAGACTGCTTGCCAACGAACCTAATTTAATAAAAGCTGCTCATATAATTTCTAAAATGGGACCGGAATATTTGATAATCAAGAAAGGTGAACACGGTGCGTTGCTTTTCGGTAATAACATGATTTTTTCCGCACCGGCTTATCCAATGGAAAATATTTTTGATCCAACCGGTGCCGGTGATGCTTTTGCAGGCGGCTTTACCGGGTATTTACAGAAGAACCGAGACTTCTCATTTGATAATCTGAAAAGAGCCGTTGTGTATGGCAGCGTTATGGCTTCATTCTGTGTCGAAAAGTTTTCAACCAGAGGATTGGAAAATTTGAGCTTTCTTGAAATTCGAAACCGGTTCATCGAATTTAGAGAGTTGTCAACTTTTAGTTAA
- the aroC gene encoding chorismate synthase, giving the protein MINYVTSGESHGKGLISVVSGFPSNLTISEKYINDQLRRRQGGYGRGLRMKIETDTAEIISGVRFNKTLGSPISIFIKNKDWDNWGTIMSVDMPIEPVEKITIPRPGHADLNGTLKYNYNDIRNSIERSSARETAARVAACSVARIFLQEFGIEVGSFVESIGGIYPQINFSTKLFECLLPKSFSADKLNKLSDKSSVRVLEESQEKRIIKKIKLAKKRGDTLGGTFYVVATGVPVGLGSFVDYDSRLDAELSKSIISIQAVKGVEIGLGFGSANLFGSNVHDEIKLKGKEFSRKTNRAGGIEGSISTGLPIIIRGAMKPISTLMTPLETIDLETMRKVEARRERSDFVAVPACAVIAESMIAWTLAKFVLQKFGGDSIEETKENYSNYTHKLFTRTKNNFSKE; this is encoded by the coding sequence ATGATCAACTATGTCACCTCCGGCGAATCTCATGGTAAAGGATTGATTTCAGTAGTTTCCGGTTTTCCATCAAATCTTACTATATCTGAAAAGTATATTAACGACCAATTGCGAAGACGGCAAGGAGGATATGGACGGGGTCTCCGCATGAAGATTGAGACAGACACTGCCGAAATTATTTCCGGAGTGCGGTTCAATAAAACACTTGGCTCACCAATCTCAATTTTTATAAAGAATAAAGATTGGGATAATTGGGGTACAATAATGAGTGTTGATATGCCAATTGAGCCAGTTGAGAAAATTACAATTCCAAGACCGGGTCACGCAGATTTAAATGGTACATTAAAATACAATTACAACGATATAAGAAATTCAATTGAACGTTCGAGTGCTCGGGAAACTGCCGCACGGGTTGCAGCATGTTCAGTTGCTAGAATATTTTTACAAGAATTTGGAATTGAGGTCGGTAGTTTTGTCGAAAGCATAGGCGGTATTTATCCTCAAATAAATTTCTCGACAAAATTGTTTGAGTGCCTGTTACCCAAATCTTTTTCGGCTGATAAATTGAATAAACTCTCAGACAAAAGTAGTGTTAGAGTTCTGGAAGAATCTCAAGAAAAGAGGATTATAAAAAAAATTAAACTTGCCAAGAAACGCGGCGATACACTTGGCGGAACATTTTATGTTGTGGCTACCGGTGTTCCGGTTGGACTAGGAAGTTTTGTTGATTATGATTCACGCCTAGATGCCGAGTTATCGAAATCAATTATCTCTATTCAAGCGGTTAAAGGAGTAGAAATAGGATTGGGATTCGGGTCTGCCAATCTTTTCGGCTCAAATGTTCATGATGAAATTAAACTTAAGGGAAAAGAATTCTCGCGTAAAACAAATCGTGCCGGTGGAATTGAGGGCAGCATTTCTACCGGATTACCGATAATTATACGCGGTGCAATGAAACCGATTTCAACATTGATGACACCATTGGAAACCATTGATTTAGAAACAATGAGGAAAGTTGAAGCTAGAAGAGAGCGAAGTGATTTTGTTGCGGTACCGGCATGTGCAGTTATTGCTGAATCTATGATTGCTTGGACTCTTGCAAAGTTTGTTTTACAAAAATTTGGCGGCGACTCAATTGAAGAAACAAAAGAGAATTATTCTAACTACACTCATAAATTATTTACCCGAACCAAAAATAATTTTTCAAAGGAATAG
- the recO gene encoding DNA repair protein RecO, translating to MSEIIKTEAIVLRKIDFGNTSRIAQFYTKDFGKISAIIKGARSPKSKIGSLIDTMNLLQLVLYKKDTREVQLVSQVDLTKHYLSIRDDYEKYVSASAVIELLSNMTLENEHSKKIFKGTVRIFELLNSSNVNPKILFAKYFLFFLKEIGYEFQTKLCNVCGNEIDHKRPVSFNYEAGLMCSECRNDRLTNYDFNEELFNLLLCLNSKQNNILCKEEDLKGIIKMLESFLSYHIHEFKGLKSLKLN from the coding sequence ATGTCTGAAATTATCAAAACAGAAGCAATTGTTTTACGCAAAATTGATTTTGGCAACACAAGCAGAATTGCACAATTTTATACAAAAGATTTTGGTAAAATTTCTGCGATAATTAAGGGTGCTCGCTCTCCGAAATCGAAAATTGGATCGCTTATAGACACGATGAATCTTCTGCAACTGGTACTTTATAAAAAAGATACACGCGAAGTTCAATTGGTTAGTCAGGTCGATCTAACAAAACATTATCTGTCAATCCGCGATGACTATGAAAAATATGTTTCTGCTTCGGCTGTAATAGAGCTCTTATCAAACATGACTCTTGAAAATGAGCATAGTAAAAAAATATTTAAAGGCACGGTAAGAATCTTTGAGCTTTTGAATTCATCCAATGTCAATCCTAAAATCCTTTTTGCCAAATATTTTTTATTTTTTTTGAAAGAAATTGGTTACGAATTTCAAACGAAACTTTGTAATGTGTGCGGTAATGAAATCGATCATAAGAGACCTGTCTCTTTTAATTATGAAGCCGGCTTGATGTGCAGTGAGTGCAGGAATGATCGTTTGACAAATTATGATTTTAACGAGGAACTTTTTAATCTGCTACTTTGTCTAAACTCCAAACAAAATAATATTCTTTGCAAAGAAGAAGATTTGAAAGGGATAATTAAAATGCTGGAATCTTTTTTATCATATCACATTCATGAATTCAAAGGTCTTAAATCTCTAAAATTAAATTAG
- a CDS encoding Do family serine endopeptidase has translation MRKKNLIGTATLIFIGVVFGAVLVSGFGWVRPSYGDVKIGADKPPVAQLNADASAFNNAFVEVAEKVTPSIVQITVVSSVKADQDNNPYHFFFKLPFGNEMPQEQEGGGSGIIISDDGYILTNNHVVQDAKQVTVTLHDKRVFDAKVIGTDPLTDLGVIKIDAKDLPLAYFGDSDNIKVGQWVMAIGNPLSLASTVTAGIISATSRSINMNKDRYAVEDFIQTDAAINPGNSGGALVDLNGAVIGINSAIATNGMTQSYIGYGFAIPVNLAKSVAHDLIANGKVSRGYIGVSITEVDPATAKAMGLGDPRGVLVQDLVEGGAASQADIKEGDVILKVDDKVTNQPNELQSYVASKRAGTVVKLTVFRDGKTIERNVTLKARDEKDSKTLVSLDKLKKGKDLDSKEMNYDALGLTVRNMTEEERDSYKVKNGVVVTEVKNYGKAFNQRLATGLVIVSADKKEINSVTDLTSIIDKKKGQAVLLKVVDDQGNSRLVGLEIPK, from the coding sequence ATGCGAAAGAAAAACTTAATAGGCACTGCCACACTAATCTTCATCGGAGTTGTATTCGGAGCCGTACTCGTTTCCGGCTTCGGGTGGGTTCGTCCAAGTTATGGAGATGTAAAAATCGGGGCAGATAAACCACCTGTAGCTCAATTGAATGCCGATGCCAGTGCATTCAACAATGCTTTTGTTGAAGTAGCCGAAAAGGTTACTCCATCAATTGTACAAATAACTGTAGTCTCGTCAGTTAAAGCCGACCAGGATAATAATCCATACCATTTCTTTTTCAAATTACCTTTCGGAAATGAGATGCCCCAAGAACAGGAAGGCGGGGGAAGCGGTATTATAATTTCTGATGATGGTTACATTCTTACAAACAATCACGTTGTCCAGGATGCAAAACAAGTTACTGTTACTCTTCATGATAAAAGAGTTTTTGATGCAAAAGTAATTGGAACAGATCCTCTTACAGATCTTGGAGTGATTAAAATTGATGCTAAGGATTTACCATTGGCTTATTTTGGAGACTCCGATAACATTAAAGTTGGACAATGGGTAATGGCAATTGGTAATCCACTTTCACTTGCATCAACAGTTACAGCCGGAATAATTAGCGCAACAAGCCGAAGCATCAACATGAATAAAGATAGATATGCCGTTGAAGATTTTATTCAAACAGATGCCGCTATTAATCCCGGAAACAGCGGCGGTGCTCTTGTAGATTTAAATGGTGCTGTAATTGGTATCAATTCTGCAATTGCAACAAACGGTATGACACAAAGTTACATCGGTTACGGTTTTGCAATTCCGGTTAATCTTGCTAAATCTGTTGCACACGATTTAATTGCAAACGGGAAAGTAAGCAGAGGTTATATTGGAGTCAGTATTACTGAAGTAGATCCCGCAACCGCAAAAGCAATGGGTCTTGGTGATCCGCGTGGTGTTCTTGTTCAGGACTTGGTAGAAGGCGGAGCGGCATCGCAAGCTGATATAAAAGAAGGTGATGTAATTCTTAAAGTTGATGATAAAGTTACAAATCAACCGAACGAATTGCAGTCATATGTAGCTTCCAAACGAGCTGGAACTGTTGTTAAGCTTACTGTATTCCGTGATGGTAAAACTATTGAACGAAATGTGACTTTGAAAGCACGTGATGAAAAAGATTCAAAAACACTTGTCTCTTTAGATAAACTTAAAAAGGGAAAAGACCTTGACTCAAAAGAAATGAATTACGATGCCTTGGGATTGACAGTCCGTAATATGACTGAAGAAGAACGAGATTCGTACAAAGTAAAGAATGGTGTTGTTGTAACCGAAGTTAAAAATTACGGAAAAGCTTTTAATCAAAGATTAGCAACTGGATTAGTAATTGTTTCTGCCGATAAAAAAGAAATTAATTCGGTCACGGATTTAACTTCCATCATTGATAAAAAGAAAGGTCAAGCTGTTTTACTCAAAGTTGTTGATGATCAAGGTAATTCTAGACTGGTCGGATTGGAAATCCCGAAATAA
- a CDS encoding NUDIX domain-containing protein, with product MNITSSLIEAHIFRKVENEIEFLLLRRSSNEIYGGLWQMVSGSTNENEKAFQAALREIMEETGLTPLKFWTVPNVNSFYSSTQNEICMIPVFAALVSNEAEVRISDEHSECRWVNLAETLKLLAWPGQRKSVEIIYEYFINQINFLNFVEISL from the coding sequence ATGAATATTACATCATCTCTAATAGAAGCGCATATCTTTAGAAAAGTTGAAAACGAAATTGAATTTCTTCTTCTTAGACGCTCGTCAAATGAAATTTATGGTGGATTGTGGCAAATGGTTTCCGGTTCTACCAATGAAAACGAGAAAGCATTTCAAGCAGCTTTAAGAGAGATTATGGAAGAAACAGGATTGACGCCGTTAAAATTTTGGACTGTACCCAATGTTAATTCTTTTTACTCATCCACTCAAAACGAAATTTGCATGATTCCGGTATTTGCAGCTTTGGTAAGTAACGAAGCTGAAGTTAGAATTTCCGATGAGCATTCGGAATGTAGATGGGTAAATTTAGCTGAGACATTGAAATTGTTAGCATGGCCCGGGCAACGAAAGTCAGTTGAAATCATATATGAGTATTTTATAAATCAAATTAATTTTCTGAATTTTGTTGAAATTTCTCTTTAG
- a CDS encoding ATP-binding cassette domain-containing protein, with the protein MIEIKNISKEFITDAGFNTPVLSKITFNMPDKKITSLIAPHGSGKSVLLKIISGLEEQTSGDIVNPSSQKIILIPTAPSSFPWLNVYENVKFGLNKCDEKQIQSLINIVGLEGYNSFQCHNRSLGFRFRISLARSLAHNPSAILLDDPFSEMDNKTKNELLMLIRKINKTLGVTFLLATSNVTEALFLTDKVYLMKNDPGEIISESDIDLSSERDESTFTSDPFEMIRTKILTTFKQVESQKMATLSI; encoded by the coding sequence ATGATTGAGATAAAAAATATTTCCAAAGAATTTATAACGGATGCTGGTTTTAATACACCCGTTTTAAGTAAAATCACTTTTAATATGCCCGATAAAAAAATCACTTCTCTTATTGCACCACACGGATCTGGAAAATCTGTCCTATTAAAAATAATTTCCGGATTAGAAGAACAAACATCTGGCGATATCGTAAATCCTTCATCTCAAAAAATAATTTTAATACCAACGGCTCCTTCTTCTTTTCCATGGTTAAATGTATATGAAAACGTAAAATTTGGATTGAATAAATGCGATGAGAAACAAATTCAATCTCTCATCAATATAGTCGGATTAGAAGGATACAACTCATTTCAGTGTCACAACCGTAGTCTTGGTTTTCGGTTTAGAATTTCTTTAGCACGCTCTCTTGCCCATAATCCTAGTGCGATTCTTTTAGATGACCCTTTTAGTGAAATGGACAATAAGACTAAAAATGAATTACTTATGCTAATAAGAAAAATAAACAAAACTCTGGGCGTTACTTTTTTGCTAGCAACTTCAAATGTTACAGAAGCATTATTTTTAACGGATAAAGTTTATTTAATGAAAAACGATCCGGGTGAGATCATTTCTGAAAGTGATATTGATCTTTCCTCAGAACGCGATGAATCAACATTTACTTCAGATCCTTTCGAAATGATCCGGACAAAAATCTTGACTACTTTTAAGCAAGTAGAATCTCAAAAAATGGCCACTCTTTCTATCTAA